In Prunus dulcis chromosome 2, ALMONDv2, whole genome shotgun sequence, a single genomic region encodes these proteins:
- the LOC117619475 gene encoding ubiquitin carboxyl-terminal hydrolase 12-like — protein MVNQLNTKKSIAKPAKGTVRLVFKKGSSEWGFRSFMPCSELYDCSAGYLVNDICIVKAKVDIPIKSQDHGPGISATIKSSIRKNRNGWSLQM, from the exons ATGGTTAATCAACTTAACACCAAGAAGTCAATAGCAAAGCCTGCAAAGG GCACTGTTCGACTAGTGTTCAAAAAGGGCTCAAGTGAGTGGGGCTTCAGATCATTTATGCCTTGTAGTGAGCTTTATGATTGCAGCGCAGGTTATCTTGTGAATGATATATGTATTGTTAAAGCCAAGGTTGATATCCCAATTAAGAGTCAAGACCATGGACCTGGCATTTCTGCAACTATCAAGTCCTCAATAAGAAAGAACAGAAATGGTTGGAGCCTTCAAATGTGA